One segment of Vibrio mimicus DNA contains the following:
- a CDS encoding aspartate-semialdehyde dehydrogenase, translated as MSQQFNVAIFGATGAVGETMLEVLQEREFPVDELFLLASERSEGKTYRFNGKTVRVQNVEEFDWSQVHIALFSAGGELSAHWAPIAAEAGVVVIDNTSHFRYDYDIPLVIPEVNPEAIAEFRNRNIIANPNCSTIQMLVALKPIYDAVGIERINVTTYQSVSGAGKAGIDELAGQTAKLLNGYPAETNTFSQQIAFNCIPQIDQFMDNGYTKEEMKMVWETQKIFNDPSIMVNPTCVRVPVFYGHAEAVHVETRAPIDAEQVMDMLDQTDGIELFRGADFPTQVRDAGGKDHVLVGRVRNDISHHSGVNLWVVADNVRKGAATNAVQIAELLVRDYF; from the coding sequence ATGAGCCAACAATTTAATGTTGCCATTTTTGGCGCAACGGGCGCAGTAGGCGAAACCATGTTGGAAGTGCTGCAGGAGCGAGAGTTTCCTGTTGATGAGCTTTTCCTGCTGGCGAGTGAGCGCAGTGAGGGTAAAACCTATCGTTTCAACGGTAAGACGGTGCGTGTACAAAATGTCGAAGAGTTTGACTGGTCACAAGTCCATATCGCGCTGTTTTCAGCTGGTGGTGAGCTTTCGGCTCATTGGGCTCCAATCGCTGCTGAAGCGGGTGTGGTCGTGATCGACAATACCTCGCACTTCCGTTACGACTACGATATTCCACTGGTGATTCCTGAAGTGAACCCTGAGGCAATTGCTGAGTTTCGTAATCGCAACATCATTGCTAACCCTAACTGCTCAACTATCCAGATGCTCGTGGCGCTAAAGCCGATTTACGATGCGGTGGGTATTGAGCGTATCAATGTGACGACTTACCAATCAGTCTCTGGTGCGGGTAAAGCGGGGATTGATGAGCTAGCAGGTCAAACGGCTAAACTACTCAATGGCTATCCAGCGGAAACTAATACTTTTAGCCAGCAGATCGCGTTTAACTGTATTCCACAAATCGATCAGTTTATGGACAACGGTTATACCAAAGAAGAGATGAAGATGGTGTGGGAAACCCAGAAAATCTTCAATGATCCTTCCATCATGGTCAACCCAACGTGCGTACGTGTGCCGGTATTCTATGGTCATGCAGAAGCGGTGCATGTTGAGACGCGTGCTCCGATCGATGCAGAGCAAGTGATGGACATGTTGGATCAAACCGATGGTATTGAGCTGTTCCGCGGCGCAGATTTCCCAACTCAAGTGCGTGATGCTGGTGGCAAAGATCATGTATTGGTTGGCCGTGTGCGTAATGACATTAGCCATCACAGCGGTGTGAACCTGTGGGTAGTGGCTGATAACGTGCGTAAAGGTGCGGCAACCAACGCGGTACAAATTGCAGAGCTGTTAGTGCGCGACTATTTCTAA
- the fcrX gene encoding ferric iron uptake transcriptional regulator FcrX: MSDNNQALKDAGLKVTLPRLKILEVLQQPECQHISAEELYKKLIDLGEEIGLATVYRVLNQFDDAGIVTRHHFEGGKSVFELSTQHHHDHLVCLDCGEVIEFSDDVIEQRQKEIAEKYNVQLTNHSLYLYGKCGSEGNCKDNPNAHKPKK, encoded by the coding sequence ATGTCAGACAATAACCAAGCGCTAAAGGATGCTGGTCTTAAAGTTACCCTCCCACGGCTTAAGATTTTAGAAGTTTTACAACAGCCAGAGTGCCAACATATTAGTGCTGAAGAGCTGTACAAAAAGTTGATTGATCTCGGCGAAGAGATTGGTCTTGCCACAGTGTACCGAGTTCTCAACCAATTTGATGATGCAGGTATTGTGACACGCCACCACTTTGAAGGCGGCAAGTCAGTTTTTGAACTTTCAACGCAACACCATCACGACCACCTAGTGTGTCTTGACTGTGGTGAAGTGATCGAGTTTTCTGACGATGTGATCGAGCAACGTCAAAAAGAGATTGCTGAAAAATACAATGTACAACTGACTAACCACAGCCTGTATCTGTATGGAAAATGTGGTAGCGAAGGCAATTGCAAAGACAATCCTAACGCTCATAAGCCAAAGAAATAA
- a CDS encoding DUF4442 domain-containing protein: MNKTLSKLYQPNIVKWALNSWPPFWGAGIHIDAISADFREVTIRLKLRWWNKNANRTQYGGSIFSLTDPVYALMLMGILGERYYVWDKEASINFIKPGDTDLFAEFRITQEMLDWILASTAEGDKCFPEFIVHVKNARGEVVSEVQRKLYVRKKPQYRESSIECIE; this comes from the coding sequence ATGAATAAAACACTCTCTAAGCTTTATCAACCGAATATTGTGAAGTGGGCACTAAACTCTTGGCCTCCTTTTTGGGGTGCAGGAATCCATATTGACGCGATCAGTGCCGATTTTCGTGAAGTGACCATTCGTTTGAAATTGCGTTGGTGGAATAAAAACGCCAACCGGACTCAATACGGTGGCAGTATTTTTTCACTGACCGATCCGGTTTATGCCTTGATGCTGATGGGAATATTGGGTGAGCGTTATTACGTGTGGGATAAAGAGGCGAGCATTAACTTTATTAAACCGGGTGATACCGATTTATTTGCAGAATTTCGCATAACTCAAGAGATGCTAGATTGGATCTTAGCGTCAACAGCAGAAGGTGATAAATGCTTTCCGGAGTTTATTGTGCATGTCAAAAATGCTCGTGGCGAAGTGGTTTCGGAAGTGCAGCGTAAACTGTATGTGCGCAAAAAACCGCAATACCGCGAGAGTTCTATCGAGTGTATTGAGTGA
- a CDS encoding LysR family transcriptional regulator translates to MDIRALRYFVELINQQSFTKASERLFVTQPTISKMIRNLEQELEQPLLHREGRRFWLTEAGEIVYQRALQILTQMQQLEAELTDLNQLQRGHLRLGIPPMVGHVYARLFRQYRQTYPNVELTVVEYGGRKIEQAILDGEIDVAVTMLSPNQHPDLNTVALDHYPIFAVVPDIPRWRALTTLTWAQISQEPFYLFTHEFTLSDHIHTCCQAAGYTPQVAARSSQWDFLVALVKSGVGVCFLPAPLCQRIQGDGVLIYPTTPAIDWRLGVVWHRERYVSKTAEAWIALCRHQSL, encoded by the coding sequence ATGGATATCCGGGCTCTGCGCTACTTCGTTGAATTAATCAATCAACAAAGTTTTACCAAAGCGTCTGAACGCCTGTTTGTGACCCAGCCTACCATCAGTAAGATGATCCGTAATTTGGAGCAGGAGTTAGAACAGCCGCTATTGCATCGAGAAGGCCGACGTTTTTGGCTGACCGAAGCGGGAGAAATTGTCTACCAAAGAGCTCTGCAAATTTTGACCCAGATGCAGCAATTGGAAGCCGAACTGACTGACCTTAATCAGTTACAGCGCGGGCATTTACGTTTGGGTATTCCGCCTATGGTGGGGCATGTTTACGCACGATTATTCCGTCAGTATCGCCAGACTTATCCCAATGTCGAATTAACCGTGGTCGAATATGGCGGACGCAAAATAGAGCAAGCCATTCTGGATGGCGAGATTGACGTGGCGGTGACCATGCTTTCTCCTAATCAGCATCCCGATCTTAATACGGTTGCCCTCGATCACTACCCTATTTTTGCCGTGGTCCCCGATATTCCTCGCTGGCGAGCACTCACCACACTTACTTGGGCGCAGATCAGCCAAGAGCCTTTCTATCTGTTTACCCATGAATTTACTCTAAGTGACCACATTCATACCTGTTGCCAAGCTGCGGGCTATACGCCACAAGTCGCCGCACGCAGTAGCCAGTGGGATTTTTTGGTCGCATTAGTCAAAAGCGGGGTTGGCGTGTGCTTTCTTCCTGCTCCACTTTGTCAAAGGATTCAAGGAGATGGCGTATTAATCTACCCTACCACACCCGCCATAGATTGGCGTTTGGGCGTGGTTTGGCATCGTGAACGTTATGTTTCAAAAACAGCAGAAGCTTGGATTGCGTTATGCCGCCATCAGAGTCTCTAA
- a CDS encoding CidA/LrgA family protein, whose translation MQSLKHSLLIIIQVALLSLIWFFSDWLVTQFHLPLPANLTGLLLLLLLVVIKVVNVEWFRRGASWLLAEMLLFFVPAVVAVVNYQDLMRQEGMKIGVVLVASTILVIASTAWVVDKMHRVELVLARRKRHQIALARSVEK comes from the coding sequence ATGCAATCGCTCAAGCATAGCCTGTTGATCATTATTCAAGTAGCACTCCTATCACTGATTTGGTTTTTCTCCGATTGGTTGGTCACTCAGTTTCATTTGCCTTTACCAGCGAATCTAACGGGTCTGCTGCTTTTGCTACTTCTTGTTGTGATTAAAGTGGTGAATGTGGAATGGTTCCGCCGTGGGGCTAGTTGGCTATTGGCAGAAATGCTGCTGTTTTTTGTGCCAGCCGTAGTGGCGGTGGTGAATTACCAAGATTTGATGCGCCAAGAAGGGATGAAAATAGGTGTGGTGCTCGTGGCAAGTACCATTTTGGTGATCGCTTCTACTGCTTGGGTCGTCGATAAAATGCATCGGGTAGAGCTGGTTTTAGCCAGACGTAAACGCCACCAGATAGCGCTGGCGCGCAGTGTGGAGAAGTAG
- a CDS encoding LrgB family protein → MSTSLLSLFCFLLTLLFYYASKFLYRRKRSLLLMPLLLAPLLLVAVVMLFHIPYQAYMADAHWLLWLLGPATVAFAVPVYDNRALLRQHWLSLSVGVMVSVLVAISSTVLLARWLNLPELLQRSLAMRSITTPFAVEATKSIGGQSDLTALFVVLTGVIGMAVGEVILTVLSIRSRLGKGASLGASAHGAGTAKAYQIGNSEGVVSSVVMMLAGMVTVVIAPWVGLWFW, encoded by the coding sequence ATGTCGACTTCATTACTTAGCCTTTTCTGTTTTCTACTCACTTTACTTTTTTACTACGCGAGTAAATTTCTTTATCGGCGTAAACGCAGTTTGCTGCTGATGCCCCTGCTATTGGCTCCGCTTCTATTGGTCGCGGTAGTGATGCTTTTCCACATTCCATATCAAGCCTATATGGCCGATGCACATTGGTTATTGTGGTTACTCGGTCCTGCAACCGTGGCTTTTGCGGTTCCGGTTTACGATAACCGAGCCTTATTGCGTCAGCATTGGTTATCGCTGTCGGTTGGTGTGATGGTGTCTGTGTTAGTCGCGATCTCAAGCACGGTTTTGCTAGCGCGTTGGCTCAACCTACCTGAGTTGTTACAACGCAGTCTGGCTATGCGTTCGATCACGACTCCTTTTGCCGTTGAGGCCACCAAATCAATTGGTGGGCAAAGTGACTTAACCGCACTGTTTGTGGTGTTGACGGGTGTGATAGGAATGGCAGTGGGTGAGGTGATCCTCACCGTACTTTCTATTCGCTCTCGCTTGGGGAAAGGGGCTAGCTTGGGGGCTTCAGCTCATGGGGCAGGCACTGCAAAAGCTTATCAAATTGGTAATTCAGAAGGAGTGGTGTCAAGCGTTGTGATGATGCTGGCGGGCATGGTGACTGTGGTGATTGCCCCTTGGGTGGGACTCTGGTTCTGGTAA
- the fldA gene encoding flavodoxin FldA, with product MASVGIFFGSDTGNTEAIAKMIQKQLGKKLVHVQDIAKSSKEDINNFDLLLLGIPTWYYGEAQCDWDDFFPELEAIDFSTKLVAIFGCGDQEDYAEYFCDAMGTVRDIIQAKGATIVGHWPTEGYEFEASKALVDENHFVGLCIDEDRQPELTEQRVTKWVNQVYEEMCLAELED from the coding sequence ATGGCAAGTGTAGGTATCTTCTTTGGCAGCGACACCGGCAACACCGAAGCAATTGCAAAGATGATTCAAAAACAACTCGGTAAAAAACTGGTTCACGTACAAGATATTGCCAAAAGCAGCAAAGAAGACATCAATAACTTCGACCTGCTGTTGTTGGGCATCCCAACTTGGTATTACGGTGAAGCACAGTGTGACTGGGACGATTTTTTCCCTGAGCTGGAAGCCATTGATTTCTCAACTAAGCTTGTGGCTATTTTTGGTTGTGGCGACCAAGAAGATTACGCAGAGTACTTCTGTGATGCGATGGGCACTGTTCGTGACATAATTCAAGCTAAGGGCGCGACGATTGTCGGTCACTGGCCAACAGAAGGCTACGAGTTCGAAGCATCTAAAGCTCTGGTTGATGAAAACCACTTTGTCGGTCTGTGTATCGATGAAGATCGCCAACCAGAACTGACTGAACAACGCGTAACCAAATGGGTTAACCAAGTTTATGAAGAGATGTGTCTCGCTGAACTTGAAGACTAA
- a CDS encoding DUF2788 domain-containing protein, which produces MLYDYMNMLESVGLDLLFASIFFLIGMAIKDVLKQGNVPAFGRRIVWLVLFLGCAGFVAKGIIQLTWEGSGLG; this is translated from the coding sequence ATGCTTTACGACTATATGAACATGTTGGAGTCGGTGGGACTCGATCTGCTGTTTGCTTCGATCTTTTTCCTGATCGGCATGGCAATTAAAGATGTGTTGAAACAAGGCAATGTTCCGGCTTTCGGGCGTCGTATTGTGTGGTTAGTTCTCTTTTTAGGGTGCGCAGGCTTTGTCGCCAAAGGCATAATTCAATTGACTTGGGAAGGCAGTGGGCTAGGTTAA
- a CDS encoding alpha/beta fold hydrolase, translated as MSALLNYKLEGNGQTVVLIHGLFGSLDNLGLLARDLKNDHQVLSLDLRNHGLSFHNDEHNYDLMAQDVNQLLEHLNLTSVIVIGHSMGGKVAMKLADIAAPKIRQLVVLDMSPVAYTQRRHDNVFAGLDAVLAQKPTSRSEVMSILAQHIEMDGVRQFLGKSLMSDQNVMTWRFNVAALKAHYAEILGWDIIAKCRIPTLFIKGADSDYLTAQHQPMVQAQFSQAKAHVIANTGHWLHAEKPAEVLRAIRKFIDAPAPDKQV; from the coding sequence ATGTCAGCACTTCTAAATTACAAACTAGAGGGCAATGGACAGACAGTTGTTCTGATCCACGGTCTATTCGGCAGCTTAGATAACCTTGGCTTGCTTGCTCGCGATCTAAAAAACGATCATCAGGTACTGAGTCTGGATCTCCGTAACCACGGGCTTTCTTTCCACAATGATGAACACAATTATGATCTTATGGCGCAAGATGTGAATCAGTTACTTGAGCATCTCAATCTCACTTCTGTCATCGTAATTGGTCACTCCATGGGTGGCAAAGTGGCGATGAAATTAGCTGATATCGCCGCACCCAAGATTCGCCAATTAGTGGTTTTGGACATGTCGCCCGTCGCTTATACCCAACGTCGTCACGATAATGTGTTTGCCGGACTAGATGCCGTTTTAGCGCAGAAACCAACATCGCGCAGCGAAGTGATGTCGATTCTTGCTCAACATATTGAAATGGACGGTGTACGCCAATTTCTCGGCAAATCTTTGATGTCGGATCAGAACGTGATGACATGGCGTTTCAATGTTGCTGCTTTGAAAGCACATTATGCGGAAATTCTGGGTTGGGACATTATCGCCAAATGCCGAATTCCAACCCTGTTTATCAAAGGTGCAGATTCCGATTATCTCACGGCACAACATCAGCCTATGGTTCAAGCCCAATTTAGCCAAGCGAAAGCCCATGTCATTGCCAACACTGGCCACTGGTTACATGCGGAGAAACCGGCTGAAGTGCTGCGTGCCATACGCAAGTTTATTGATGCTCCCGCACCCGACAAACAAGTGTGA
- the seqA gene encoding replication initiation negative regulator SeqA, translated as MKTIEVDEDLYRYIASQTLHIGESASDILRRLLNVDGSELATATPVVEPKGIVVSKDAALDTKIDGVKEMRSLLISDEFAGLKNAIDRFMMVLSTLHRIDSASFSEATMVKGRKRVYFADNEQTLLASGQTTKPKAIPNTPFWVITNNNTSRKQQMVEQVMVRMGFPSDIIEKVTHSI; from the coding sequence ATGAAAACAATTGAGGTTGATGAGGATCTATACCGTTACATTGCGAGCCAGACTCTGCATATTGGTGAAAGTGCCTCCGATATTTTGCGTCGTCTTCTCAATGTGGATGGTAGTGAGTTAGCCACTGCTACACCTGTTGTTGAGCCAAAAGGCATTGTGGTGAGCAAAGACGCAGCGTTAGATACCAAAATTGATGGTGTGAAAGAAATGCGTTCACTGCTGATTTCCGATGAATTTGCAGGCCTGAAAAATGCGATCGATCGCTTTATGATGGTGCTGTCTACTCTTCATCGCATCGACTCTGCGAGCTTTTCTGAAGCGACTATGGTGAAAGGCCGTAAGCGCGTTTATTTTGCTGACAATGAACAGACTTTGTTAGCCAGTGGGCAAACCACTAAGCCGAAAGCGATTCCAAATACACCGTTTTGGGTGATCACTAATAACAATACCAGCCGTAAGCAACAAATGGTGGAGCAGGTGATGGTACGCATGGGCTTCCCAAGCGACATTATTGAGAAAGTTACCCACTCTATTTGA
- the pgm gene encoding phosphoglucomutase (alpha-D-glucose-1,6-bisphosphate-dependent) produces MAMHPRAGQKAQQEDLHNIPALVANYYLLQPEAGNMAHKVEFGTSGHRGTADKTTFNEHHILAIAQAVADVRHEQGVTGPIFIGKDTHALSEPAFSSVLEVLIANDIEVIVQENNGYTPTPGISHAILTYNLKHADKADGIVITPSHNPPQDGGIKYNPPHGGPAEGELTQAIEDRANAYISKHLAGVKRMPIALAKQSELLKQVDLVKPYVDDLVNVIDMAAIQKAKLKMGVDPLGGSGIDYWRQIGKAYNLDLTLVSEAIDPSFQFMSLDKDGVIRMDCSSPYAMAGLLALKDEYDLAFGNDPDYDRHGIVTPKGLMNPNHFLAVCIDYLYRHRKGWAKNVAVGKTLVSSAMIDKVVADLDRELCEVPVGFKWFVDGLYSGRFGFGGEESAGASFLRQDGTPWSTDKDGIILCLLAAEITAVTGKNPQQYYDELAAKHGDSHYSRIQAVANGPQKNVLKKLSPEMVAAQTLAGDPITARLTHAPGNGAAIGGLKVTTDYGWFAARPSGTEDIYKIYCESFKGADHLKQIESEAQQIVNQVFKDAGL; encoded by the coding sequence ATGGCTATGCACCCTCGTGCAGGACAAAAGGCGCAACAAGAGGATCTCCACAATATCCCGGCGCTAGTTGCAAATTATTACCTACTCCAGCCAGAAGCTGGAAATATGGCGCATAAAGTCGAGTTTGGTACATCGGGACACCGAGGTACAGCAGATAAAACGACGTTTAACGAGCATCATATTCTTGCGATTGCGCAAGCCGTGGCAGATGTACGCCACGAGCAAGGCGTTACAGGCCCAATCTTCATTGGTAAAGATACCCATGCGCTTTCTGAGCCTGCATTTAGCAGTGTGCTCGAAGTGCTGATTGCCAACGACATTGAAGTGATTGTTCAAGAAAATAACGGCTATACACCCACGCCAGGTATTTCACACGCGATCTTAACGTACAACCTGAAGCATGCAGATAAAGCGGACGGTATTGTGATTACACCTTCGCACAATCCGCCGCAAGATGGTGGTATCAAATATAACCCACCACACGGTGGCCCAGCAGAAGGTGAGTTAACCCAAGCGATTGAAGATCGTGCTAATGCTTACATCAGCAAGCATCTTGCAGGTGTAAAACGCATGCCGATTGCTTTGGCAAAACAATCCGAGTTGCTCAAGCAAGTCGATTTGGTCAAGCCATACGTGGACGATCTGGTTAATGTAATCGACATGGCTGCAATTCAAAAAGCCAAGCTCAAAATGGGTGTAGATCCACTGGGTGGCAGTGGAATTGATTACTGGCGTCAAATTGGTAAAGCTTACAATCTAGATTTAACGCTGGTTAGTGAAGCCATTGATCCAAGCTTCCAATTCATGTCATTAGATAAAGATGGCGTGATCCGCATGGATTGTTCTTCACCTTATGCTATGGCTGGTTTGTTGGCGCTGAAAGATGAGTACGATTTAGCTTTCGGCAACGATCCTGATTACGATCGTCACGGCATTGTTACGCCAAAAGGTTTGATGAATCCTAACCACTTCCTAGCGGTGTGCATTGATTATCTGTACCGCCACCGTAAGGGGTGGGCAAAGAATGTTGCGGTAGGTAAAACGCTCGTTTCCAGCGCAATGATTGATAAAGTGGTTGCCGATCTAGATCGTGAACTGTGTGAAGTGCCAGTGGGCTTCAAATGGTTTGTAGATGGCCTGTACTCAGGTCGTTTTGGTTTTGGCGGTGAGGAGAGTGCGGGCGCATCCTTCCTACGTCAAGATGGCACACCTTGGTCTACTGATAAAGACGGTATCATTCTATGTTTGTTAGCGGCCGAAATTACTGCAGTAACAGGTAAGAATCCGCAACAATACTATGATGAGCTAGCGGCTAAGCATGGCGATTCTCACTACAGCCGTATTCAAGCTGTGGCGAATGGTCCACAGAAGAATGTGCTTAAGAAGTTGTCTCCTGAAATGGTTGCTGCACAAACACTAGCAGGAGATCCGATTACGGCTCGTTTGACTCATGCGCCAGGCAATGGTGCGGCGATTGGTGGCCTGAAAGTGACCACAGATTACGGGTGGTTTGCGGCTCGTCCTTCTGGCACAGAAGATATCTACAAGATCTATTGTGAGAGCTTTAAAGGTGCAGATCACTTGAAACAGATTGAATCTGAAGCGCAGCAGATTGTAAACCAAGTGTTTAAAGACGCGGGTTTATAA
- a CDS encoding DUF1853 family protein: MELKHLMDWVNRTPALFQAKAPLVGKAPFSKTTRETWPEYQGNPRLGFLYQHLCAQLFTATPFYNAVSEEIQLVDEGKTVGSLDFLAKNRKTEQYEHWEVAIKFYLLHQGLWYGPNPEDRLDIKLDHMLNQQLPLSQNPLFLEKHPLWAGASQHLLMQGRLYTNPFSDEPIPTDCLGYTLNASQIQGYWCFQRERHLIDEPLYQLDKADWLTGRQTNSERYNEHVEGFIHCQSESGKFWFIVPDQWPNI, from the coding sequence ATGGAGTTAAAACACTTAATGGATTGGGTGAATCGCACCCCTGCCCTGTTTCAAGCCAAAGCGCCTTTAGTTGGCAAAGCGCCATTTAGCAAAACAACACGAGAAACTTGGCCTGAGTATCAAGGAAACCCACGCTTAGGTTTTCTTTATCAGCATCTCTGTGCTCAATTATTCACCGCAACCCCATTTTACAATGCCGTTTCAGAAGAAATTCAGTTAGTTGATGAGGGTAAAACGGTTGGTTCATTAGATTTTTTAGCTAAAAACCGGAAAACAGAACAATATGAGCATTGGGAAGTGGCAATCAAATTCTATCTGCTTCATCAAGGGCTATGGTACGGACCTAATCCTGAAGATCGTTTGGATATCAAGCTCGATCATATGCTTAACCAACAGCTTCCTCTGTCTCAAAACCCTCTATTTCTAGAAAAACATCCATTATGGGCTGGGGCATCACAACATTTGCTGATGCAAGGTCGTCTTTATACTAATCCTTTCTCTGATGAGCCAATTCCAACGGATTGTCTTGGTTACACACTCAATGCGAGCCAAATTCAAGGTTATTGGTGTTTTCAGCGTGAGCGGCATTTAATTGATGAACCTTTATATCAGCTTGATAAAGCAGATTGGTTGACGGGACGTCAAACTAATTCTGAACGTTATAATGAACACGTAGAAGGGTTTATACATTGCCAATCTGAATCAGGGAAGTTCTGGTTTATCGTGCCTGATCAATGGCCGAATATTTAA
- a CDS encoding Nif3-like dinuclear metal center hexameric protein: MNNLQLEVLLNETLSPQLIKDYCPNGLQVEGKTKIKRIVTGVTASMALIEAAIELKADALLVHHGYFWKSEPEAIRGMKGRRIRTLIQNDLNLYAYHLPLDIHPQLGNNAQLAQRLGITVEGGLEGHPQSVAMFGRFSQPLTGQELANRIGQALNRNPLHIAPEQADKPIETVGWCTGGGQDYIELAASHGLDAFISGEISERTTYSAREQSIHYFSAGHHATERYGIKALGEWLAENHDFDVTFIDIDNPV; the protein is encoded by the coding sequence ATGAACAATTTACAGCTAGAAGTGTTGTTAAATGAGACATTGTCCCCACAGTTAATTAAAGATTATTGTCCTAACGGTTTACAAGTCGAAGGTAAAACGAAAATAAAACGAATTGTCACCGGTGTGACCGCTAGCATGGCTTTAATTGAAGCTGCGATTGAGTTGAAAGCTGATGCTCTTCTGGTTCACCACGGCTATTTTTGGAAAAGTGAACCTGAGGCTATTCGTGGCATGAAAGGTCGCCGTATTCGAACCCTAATCCAAAATGATCTTAATCTTTATGCGTACCATCTGCCGTTAGATATCCATCCACAGTTGGGCAACAATGCGCAGCTCGCGCAGCGACTCGGGATCACCGTTGAAGGCGGTTTGGAGGGACATCCACAATCGGTCGCTATGTTTGGACGTTTTTCTCAACCATTAACGGGGCAAGAATTGGCGAATCGGATTGGACAAGCGCTGAATCGCAATCCGCTACATATTGCCCCTGAGCAAGCAGACAAACCGATCGAAACCGTAGGCTGGTGTACCGGTGGTGGACAAGACTATATTGAGTTGGCAGCTAGCCATGGCTTGGATGCGTTTATTTCTGGGGAAATCTCAGAGCGCACAACGTATTCGGCCCGTGAGCAGTCAATCCATTATTTCTCGGCAGGACACCATGCTACTGAGCGTTATGGGATTAAAGCATTAGGTGAGTGGCTTGCGGAAAATCACGACTTTGATGTCACTTTTATCGACATTGATAATCCAGTTTAG
- a CDS encoding citrate synthase → MADKKATLHIEGKAPIELPIMDGSLGPQVIDVRTLGSNGYFTFDPGFLATASCESQITYIDGAKGILLHRGYPIDQLANNADYLEVCYILLYGEAPNRKQYEEFKKIVTRHTMVHEQIASFFHGFRRDAHPMAVMCGVVGALAAFYHDSLDINNDTHREIAAYRLLSKMPTLAAMCYKYSVGQPFIYPRNDLSYAENFLHMMFATPCEEYEVNPIVARAMDKIFTLHADHEQNASTSTVRLAGSSGANPFACIAAGIASLWGPAHGGANEACLRMLEEIGSVDKIPEYVRRAKDKDDPFRLMGFGHRVYKNYDPRATVMREACHEVLKELSIQDPLLDVAMELERIALSDEYFIEKKLYPNVDFYSGIILKAIGIPISMFTVIFAMSRTIGWIAHWNEMHSDPDNRIGRPRQLYTGQKLRDFTPLHERS, encoded by the coding sequence ATGGCGGATAAGAAAGCGACCCTTCACATCGAAGGTAAAGCGCCGATCGAATTGCCAATTATGGATGGATCTCTTGGTCCACAAGTAATTGACGTTCGTACTTTAGGCTCAAACGGTTACTTTACTTTTGACCCGGGTTTTCTTGCCACTGCATCCTGTGAATCTCAAATTACTTATATCGATGGCGCTAAGGGCATTTTGTTGCACCGCGGCTACCCTATCGATCAGTTAGCCAATAACGCTGATTACTTGGAAGTTTGTTACATCCTTCTTTACGGTGAAGCCCCTAATCGTAAGCAATATGAAGAATTCAAGAAAATCGTTACTCGCCACACCATGGTGCATGAGCAAATAGCGAGCTTTTTCCACGGTTTCCGCCGTGATGCTCATCCTATGGCTGTTATGTGTGGTGTGGTTGGTGCGTTAGCCGCTTTCTATCACGATTCACTCGATATCAATAACGACACACACCGAGAGATTGCGGCTTATCGTCTGCTTTCAAAAATGCCAACTCTGGCGGCGATGTGTTACAAATACTCGGTTGGTCAACCATTTATCTACCCACGTAACGATTTAAGCTATGCGGAAAACTTCCTGCACATGATGTTTGCAACACCTTGTGAAGAGTATGAGGTTAATCCAATCGTGGCACGTGCAATGGATAAAATTTTCACGCTGCATGCAGACCATGAACAAAACGCTTCAACGTCTACTGTACGTCTGGCTGGTTCATCCGGTGCCAACCCATTTGCTTGTATTGCTGCGGGTATCGCTTCTCTTTGGGGTCCTGCGCATGGTGGAGCAAATGAGGCTTGTTTACGTATGCTGGAAGAGATCGGCTCTGTTGACAAGATTCCTGAATACGTAAGACGTGCGAAAGACAAAGATGACCCATTCCGTCTAATGGGCTTTGGTCACCGCGTTTACAAAAACTACGATCCACGTGCAACGGTAATGCGTGAAGCCTGTCATGAAGTTCTTAAAGAATTGAGTATTCAAGATCCGCTGCTCGATGTCGCGATGGAGCTTGAGCGCATTGCTCTGTCTGATGAGTACTTCATCGAGAAGAAACTCTATCCAAACGTCGATTTCTACTCTGGCATTATTCTGAAAGCGATTGGTATTCCAATCTCAATGTTTACCGTGATCTTTGCGATGTCTCGCACCATCGGTTGGATTGCACACTGGAATGAAATGCACAGCGATCCAGACAACCGTATCGGACGTCCTCGTCAGCTGTACACAGGTCAAAAACTGCGTGATTTCACTCCACTGCATGAACGCAGCTAG